A single genomic interval of Natronoarchaeum philippinense harbors:
- a CDS encoding elongation factor EF-2: MGRRKKIVEQCERLMDEPEQIRNIAIAAHVDHGKTTLTDNLLAGAGMISDDTAGEQLAMDTEEDEQERGITIDAANVSMTHEYEDTDYLINLIDTPGHVDFGGDVTRAMRAVDGALVVVDAVEGAMPQTETVLRQALREGVKPTLFINKVDRLISELQEGPEEMQKRLLSVISEVNELIRGMTDEMDDIDDWTVSVEDGTVGFGSALYKWGVSMPSMQRTGMDFGDIMELERNDKRQELHERTPLSDVVLDMVCEHFPNPVDAQPRRIPRVWRGDADSDLAEGMRLVDEDGEVVLMVTDIGVDPHAGEIAAGRVFSGTLEKGQELYVSGTAGKNRVQSVGIYMGGEREEVDRVPAGNIAAVTGLKDAIAGSTVSSTEMTPFESIEHISEPVITKAVEAKNMDDLPKLIETLRQVSKEDPTIQIEINEDTGEHLISGQGELHLEVIGQRIERNQGIPINTGEPIVVFREAPQTESREVEGISPNRHNRFYITVHPLSDELTETIKMGEASMDMPEQERREVLQDAGMDKDTSQNVEHIHGTNVLIDDTKGIQHLNETMELVIEGLEDALDDGPLAAEPVQGALLRLHDAKLHEDTIHRGPAQVIPAVRNAVHNALIDADIKLLEPIQDVRIDVPNDYMGSASGEIQGRRGRVDDMYQEGDLMVVEGIAPVEEMIGFASDIRSATEGRASWNTENAGFQVMADNLQREQIMEIRERKGMKLELPEAIDYL; encoded by the coding sequence ATGGGTAGACGAAAGAAGATCGTCGAACAGTGCGAGCGACTGATGGACGAGCCGGAACAGATCCGGAACATCGCTATCGCCGCACACGTCGACCACGGTAAGACGACGCTGACAGACAACCTCCTCGCTGGCGCGGGCATGATCTCCGACGACACCGCAGGCGAGCAGCTTGCGATGGACACGGAGGAAGACGAGCAGGAACGCGGCATCACGATCGACGCCGCTAACGTCTCGATGACCCACGAGTACGAGGACACCGACTACCTCATCAACCTCATCGACACGCCGGGCCACGTCGACTTCGGTGGCGACGTGACCCGCGCGATGCGCGCCGTCGACGGTGCGCTCGTGGTCGTCGACGCCGTCGAGGGCGCCATGCCCCAGACGGAGACGGTGCTGCGGCAGGCCCTGCGCGAGGGCGTCAAGCCGACGCTGTTTATCAACAAGGTCGACCGCCTCATCTCGGAGCTCCAAGAGGGCCCCGAAGAGATGCAAAAGCGCCTGCTGTCGGTGATCAGCGAGGTCAACGAACTGATCCGCGGGATGACCGACGAGATGGACGACATCGACGACTGGACGGTCTCCGTCGAGGACGGCACCGTCGGCTTCGGGTCCGCTCTCTACAAGTGGGGCGTCTCGATGCCCTCGATGCAGCGCACCGGGATGGACTTCGGCGACATCATGGAGCTCGAACGCAACGACAAGCGACAAGAGCTCCACGAGCGCACGCCCCTGTCGGACGTCGTGCTCGACATGGTCTGTGAGCACTTCCCGAACCCTGTCGACGCTCAGCCCCGTCGTATTCCGCGCGTCTGGCGTGGCGACGCCGACTCGGATCTCGCCGAGGGCATGCGTCTGGTCGACGAGGACGGCGAAGTCGTCCTGATGGTCACCGACATCGGCGTCGACCCCCACGCGGGCGAGATCGCCGCCGGTCGTGTCTTCTCCGGAACGCTGGAGAAAGGTCAGGAGCTGTACGTCTCCGGGACCGCGGGCAAGAACCGCGTCCAGAGCGTCGGCATCTACATGGGCGGCGAGCGCGAGGAAGTGGACCGCGTCCCCGCCGGTAACATCGCCGCCGTCACCGGTCTCAAGGACGCCATCGCCGGCTCCACGGTGTCGAGCACCGAGATGACGCCGTTCGAGTCGATCGAGCACATCTCCGAGCCCGTCATCACGAAAGCCGTCGAGGCCAAGAACATGGACGACCTGCCCAAGCTCATCGAGACGCTGCGTCAGGTCTCCAAGGAGGACCCGACGATCCAGATCGAGATCAACGAGGACACCGGCGAGCACCTCATCTCCGGGCAGGGCGAGCTCCACCTCGAAGTGATCGGTCAGCGCATCGAGCGCAATCAGGGTATCCCGATCAACACCGGCGAACCGATCGTCGTGTTCCGCGAGGCGCCCCAGACCGAGAGCCGCGAGGTCGAGGGCATCTCCCCGAACCGCCACAACCGCTTCTACATCACCGTCCACCCGCTCAGCGACGAGCTGACCGAGACGATCAAGATGGGCGAAGCGTCGATGGACATGCCCGAGCAGGAGCGTCGTGAAGTGCTTCAGGACGCCGGCATGGACAAGGACACCTCCCAGAACGTCGAGCACATCCACGGGACGAACGTCCTGATCGACGACACGAAAGGTATCCAGCACCTCAACGAGACGATGGAACTCGTCATCGAGGGGCTCGAGGACGCTCTCGACGACGGTCCGCTGGCCGCCGAGCCCGTCCAAGGCGCACTGCTGCGTCTTCACGACGCCAAGCTCCACGAGGACACCATCCACCGCGGTCCCGCGCAGGTCATCCCCGCGGTCCGCAACGCCGTCCACAACGCGCTGATCGACGCCGACATCAAGCTGCTCGAGCCGATCCAAGACGTCCGGATCGACGTGCCCAACGACTACATGGGCTCGGCGTCCGGCGAGATCCAAGGTCGTCGTGGCCGCGTCGACGACATGTACCAAGAAGGCGACCTGATGGTCGTCGAGGGCATCGCGCCCGTCGAGGAGATGATCGGGTTCGCCAGCGACATCCGCTCGGCGACCGAGGGGCGTGCCTCCTGGAACACCGAGAACGCAGGCTTCCAGGTCATGGCCGACAACCTCCAGCGCGAGCAGATCATGGAGATCCGCGAGCGCAAGGGCATGAAGC